One Roseburia rectibacter DNA window includes the following coding sequences:
- a CDS encoding sensor histidine kinase, translating into MTFWVLTFIAEMLEVKGTLYFFDTFMEKRDGGYRNRYRFFVYCGVLYLVAVTGAWIGMLKCIPIILVMSFLNLAYYEVSFRQSFLFSIINYTMLVLIDYVTVLLGRGGSIQEKWFLQALISKTVFIILMLFIRRFSKTRKSCGLITGKEWLQFFCVPVFTVVGFILMFYSENDDMQNVFLFLSVGLVAINLILMEFMQNTIEKEERIKIAVLTEQNQKNRIADYQDREEIYERQRRKMHDYKNQLSTIQTLIKNGHTDEALSFTQKLTESIAVEMSAINTNHPVVNAVLNQKYRSMQEKHIAVILKVGDLQEICLEEEEIVILLSNLLDNAIRESEKVLKNTGKAVIHLKLECEDHKLIFAVRNPVTEKVEIENDTIKSKRGDHHGIGLLNVKAVVDKYGGDMVLSCDENEFKAVVIL; encoded by the coding sequence ATGACATTCTGGGTATTGACATTTATTGCGGAAATGCTGGAAGTAAAAGGAACGCTATACTTTTTTGATACTTTTATGGAAAAAAGAGATGGCGGATATAGGAACAGATATAGATTTTTTGTTTATTGCGGAGTGCTTTATCTGGTAGCAGTCACAGGGGCATGGATCGGAATGTTAAAATGTATCCCGATTATACTGGTTATGTCTTTCCTGAATCTGGCTTATTATGAAGTTTCCTTCCGGCAGAGTTTTTTGTTTTCAATCATCAACTATACAATGCTTGTATTGATTGATTATGTGACTGTTTTGCTGGGAAGAGGAGGTTCAATCCAAGAAAAATGGTTTTTACAGGCACTGATATCAAAGACGGTTTTTATCATTCTGATGTTGTTTATCAGAAGATTTAGCAAGACAAGAAAAAGCTGCGGTCTGATTACAGGAAAAGAATGGTTACAGTTTTTCTGTGTTCCTGTATTTACGGTGGTCGGTTTCATTCTTATGTTTTATTCAGAAAACGATGATATGCAGAATGTATTTTTATTTCTTTCGGTGGGACTGGTTGCGATTAACCTTATCCTTATGGAGTTCATGCAGAATACCATTGAAAAAGAAGAGAGAATAAAAATTGCGGTACTTACGGAACAAAATCAGAAAAATCGTATTGCAGATTATCAGGACCGGGAAGAAATCTATGAGCGTCAGCGAAGAAAAATGCACGATTATAAAAATCAGCTTTCTACGATCCAAACGTTGATAAAGAATGGACACACAGATGAGGCACTTTCATTTACGCAGAAGCTGACAGAGAGCATAGCTGTCGAGATGTCGGCAATCAACACAAATCATCCGGTGGTCAATGCTGTTTTAAACCAGAAGTACCGCAGCATGCAGGAGAAACACATAGCGGTTATCCTGAAAGTAGGGGATCTGCAGGAGATCTGTCTGGAGGAGGAAGAGATTGTGATTCTGCTCTCTAATTTATTGGATAATGCAATCCGGGAGAGTGAAAAGGTACTGAAAAATACCGGAAAAGCGGTCATTCATCTGAAATTAGAGTGCGAAGATCATAAACTGATATTTGCGGTGAGAAATCCGGTGACAGAAAAGGTGGAAATTGAAAATGACACGATAAAGAGCAAAAGAGGGGATCATCACGGCATTGGGCTGTTAAATGTAAAAGCAGTTGTGGATAAATATGGCGGTGATATGGTGCTTTCCTGCGATGAAAATGAATTTAAGGCTGTGGTTATCTTGTAA
- a CDS encoding LytR/AlgR family response regulator transcription factor → MNIIICDDRIDDRKNLSDLLSDYGEKKNYEFTITEYESGEQLCEEQSALEACQLLFLDINMQGMDGLKTAMRIKEKYPKLPVVLVTAYMNYALDGYKVKASRFLLKDNLADTIEECMDDLIAEINKNRRILEFRFVEGTIKLYADDIIYIETELHKNVFYTEKGTFQIYKKLDELENEFKDMGFVRAHLSFLVNMRYITKISGYVMTLTTGKKIPVPKARYAQVKREYMLYKGEE, encoded by the coding sequence ATGAACATTATTATTTGTGATGACAGGATAGATGACAGAAAAAATTTGTCAGATTTGCTGTCAGACTATGGTGAAAAAAAGAATTATGAGTTTACTATTACAGAATATGAATCCGGAGAACAGTTATGCGAAGAACAATCGGCTTTGGAAGCGTGTCAGCTATTATTTCTGGATATCAATATGCAGGGGATGGATGGACTGAAAACAGCTATGAGGATTAAAGAAAAATATCCAAAACTTCCGGTTGTGCTGGTGACGGCATACATGAATTACGCACTGGATGGATATAAGGTGAAAGCAAGCCGTTTTCTGCTGAAAGATAACCTTGCAGATACTATAGAAGAATGTATGGATGATTTGATAGCAGAAATTAATAAAAACCGTAGGATTCTCGAATTTCGTTTTGTGGAAGGAACGATAAAACTTTATGCAGATGACATCATTTATATAGAAACAGAGCTTCACAAAAATGTATTTTATACAGAAAAAGGGACATTTCAGATTTATAAAAAACTGGATGAACTAGAAAATGAATTCAAGGATATGGGATTCGTGCGGGCACATCTAAGTTTTCTTGTAAATATGAGGTACATCACAAAAATCAGCGGTTATGTGATGACACTTACCACGGGAAAAAAGATTCCGGTTCCCAAGGCACGATATGCACAGGTAAAGAGGGAATATATGCTGTATAAGGGAGAAGAATAA
- a CDS encoding helix-turn-helix domain-containing protein, whose translation MYTRKEIYETELPHRAVAVYLYLETRADRERTCYPAIGTIARELHLSVSTVKRAIRDLECAGFIQKKQRWRENGGKSSLLYEIIK comes from the coding sequence ATTTATACTAGGAAAGAAATCTATGAAACGGAGCTGCCACACAGGGCGGTGGCGGTCTATCTGTATCTGGAGACTCGTGCGGACAGGGAGAGGACATGCTATCCGGCAATCGGTACCATTGCCAGAGAGCTGCACCTGTCTGTAAGTACGGTCAAGCGTGCAATCCGCGATCTGGAGTGTGCAGGATTTATACAGAAAAAGCAGAGATGGCGTGAAAATGGAGGAAAGAGCAGCCTGCTCTATGAAATCATAAAATAG